From a single Lolium rigidum isolate FL_2022 chromosome 7, APGP_CSIRO_Lrig_0.1, whole genome shotgun sequence genomic region:
- the LOC124673144 gene encoding acyl-CoA--sterol O-acyltransferase 1-like has product MEFLQDSIPMVSVAAAAAALYARASSSVLRPGFPRLVALLPLFPFLVAAPLAFTSSTIIRATIAFFLAWLCAFKLALLAAGRGPLDPALPVLTFLFTALLPVKLRQRRGGAGAGAAASTKASKPDLSLVSCAVKAAVIAVILRLYQFNNQLHLYVRLAVYGVHIYCFLDLFFPCIALAVGALGMETEPQFDRPYLASSLRDFWGRIVTTKSFAETAPTIVQPFEPPYPGRKS; this is encoded by the coding sequence ATGGAGTTCCTGCAGGACAGCATCCCCATGGtgtccgtggcggcggcggccgccgcgctgTACGCGCGCGCGTCTTCGTCCGTCCTGCGCCCGGGCTTCCCGCGTCTCGTCGCGCTGCTCCCGCTCTTCCCAttcctcgtcgccgcccccttGGCCTTCACTTCCTCCACCATCATCCGGGCCACcatcgccttcttcctcgcctgGCTCTGCGCCTTCAAGCTCGCCCTACTCGCCGCCGGCCGTGGGCCGCTCGACCCCGCCCTCCCCGTGCTCACGTTTCTCTTCACCGCCTTGCTCCCCGTCAAGCTCCGACAGCGGCGCGGCGGTGCTGGAGCGGGAGCAGCGGCGTCGACCAAAGCCAGCAAACCGGATCTGTCACTGGTTTCTTGCGCGGTCAAGGCCGCGGTCATAGCCGTcatcctccgcctctaccagttcAACAACCAGCTGCATCTCTACGTGCGTCTCGCCGTGTACGGTGTCCACATATACTGCTTCCTGGACCTCTTCTTCCCCTGCATCGCGCTCGCCGTCGGCGCGCTCGGCATGGAGACGGAGCCGCAGTTCGACCGGCCGTACCTGGCGTCGTCGCTGCGCGACTTCTGGGGACGGATagttacaaccaagagttttgctg